In Dyadobacter sp. CECT 9275, the following proteins share a genomic window:
- a CDS encoding sugar MFS transporter has translation MKSAAIAIKVEHLTKKETTISIFLIGLMFFIFGFVSWVNSILIPYFKIACELTSFQAYLVAFAFYIAYFVMSVPSSYLLKSVGFKKGMMFGFWAMALGAFIFVPAAMTRTYEIFLVGLFTIGIGLSILQTAANPYITILGAKERAAQRISMMGICNKAAGILSPIIFAAVILRPTDTDLFAQLGTMNPTEKSAALDELIRRVINPYIALGTFLFVLGFLVYRSPLPEIDTEHETGDVATANAGKTSIFQFPHLILGALAIFLHVGTQVIAIDTIIGYANSMGIDLLEAKVFPSYTLFCTICGYLIGIVTIPRFISQVNALRICTLLGTIFTLLIIFTKGQVSFLGHTTDISIWFVVLLGLANSLVWAGIWPLALDDLGRFTKLGASVMIMGLCGNAIMPLFYGHFADLYDVRLAYWVLLPCYLYLVFYAMYGHKLRHW, from the coding sequence ATGAAAAGTGCTGCAATAGCGATAAAAGTAGAACATCTTACCAAAAAGGAAACCACCATCTCCATCTTTCTGATCGGATTGATGTTTTTCATTTTCGGCTTTGTCTCCTGGGTTAATTCCATACTGATCCCCTATTTCAAAATTGCATGTGAACTCACCAGCTTTCAGGCGTATCTGGTGGCATTCGCATTTTACATTGCGTATTTTGTGATGTCGGTTCCGTCTTCCTACCTGTTAAAATCCGTTGGTTTTAAAAAAGGAATGATGTTTGGCTTCTGGGCAATGGCCCTGGGCGCATTTATTTTTGTACCCGCCGCCATGACCCGTACCTATGAGATATTCCTGGTCGGCTTGTTCACCATTGGTATCGGTTTATCCATATTACAAACGGCTGCAAACCCTTACATTACCATTCTGGGTGCGAAAGAAAGAGCTGCACAGCGGATCAGCATGATGGGTATTTGTAATAAAGCGGCAGGAATTTTATCACCCATCATTTTTGCGGCTGTGATTCTGCGGCCTACCGACACTGACCTTTTTGCACAGTTAGGTACCATGAATCCTACTGAAAAAAGTGCTGCTCTGGACGAACTGATCCGCCGGGTGATCAACCCCTATATTGCCCTGGGTACCTTTTTGTTTGTTCTGGGCTTTTTGGTGTACCGTTCTCCCCTGCCCGAAATAGATACCGAGCATGAAACTGGCGATGTTGCTACTGCCAACGCAGGAAAAACCAGCATTTTCCAGTTTCCCCACCTGATCCTGGGCGCTCTTGCCATTTTCCTGCACGTTGGAACACAGGTTATTGCCATTGATACCATCATCGGTTACGCTAATTCAATGGGTATTGACCTGCTCGAAGCGAAGGTATTTCCATCCTATACACTCTTTTGTACCATTTGCGGGTACCTCATCGGGATTGTTACCATTCCCAGATTCATCAGCCAGGTGAATGCCCTCCGGATTTGCACTTTACTCGGTACCATATTTACCTTACTGATTATTTTTACAAAAGGACAGGTGAGTTTTCTTGGGCATACCACAGATATTTCCATCTGGTTTGTGGTATTACTGGGCCTGGCCAACTCGCTTGTATGGGCGGGAATATGGCCCCTCGCTCTCGACGACCTTGGCCGTTTTACCAAACTTGGCGCTTCCGTAATGATCATGGGACTTTGCGGAAATGCTATTATGCCCTTGTTCTACGGCCACTTTGCTGATTTGTATGACGTCAGGCTCGCTTATTGGGTGCTGCTTCCATGTTATCTCTATCTGGTATTTTACGCCATGTATGGCCATAAGCTCAGACACTGGTAA
- a CDS encoding Gfo/Idh/MocA family protein, translating to MQTTDNPGNDSGRRDFIKKSLAGTAMLSLGGILPSFTPKSYARIIGANEKVRVGMMGVNSRGLALSTNYALQPNCEVISVSDVDTRAAEKCISTVENIQKSKPANIPDFRKALENKDLDALVVAAPDHWHAPAAILASKAGKHVYLEKPCSHNPHEGELLMAVQKKYKNVIQMGNQRRSWPNVAAAIKEVHGGTIGRPYFVKGWYTNNRASIGVGKETAVPSWLDYDLWQGPAPRRAYKDNLIHYNWHWLWNWGTGEALNNGTHMLDLMRWGLQVDYPTRVTSAGGRYRYKDDWETPDTQVINLEFANNTAMTWEGRSCNGRNIEGTSVGVVFYGETGSIQIGEGNNYSIYDLKNKLVKDVKNDFVIDPRNKMNPSQGLDALHIQNFFEGIKKGTALNSDIESGHKSTLLAQLGNIALRSGGALDIDPSNGHIKNNKAAAKLWKREYQKGWEPTV from the coding sequence ATGCAAACAACAGATAACCCCGGAAATGACAGCGGACGCAGGGATTTTATAAAAAAATCCCTGGCAGGCACCGCCATGCTAAGTTTAGGAGGTATACTTCCGTCCTTCACCCCAAAAAGTTATGCACGTATTATTGGGGCTAACGAAAAGGTAAGAGTGGGTATGATGGGTGTGAACAGCCGCGGCCTGGCGTTGTCAACCAACTATGCCCTGCAACCCAACTGTGAGGTAATTTCTGTTTCTGATGTAGATACCCGTGCCGCTGAAAAATGTATCAGTACGGTTGAGAATATTCAGAAATCAAAACCAGCCAATATTCCTGACTTCAGAAAAGCGTTAGAAAACAAAGACCTGGATGCGCTGGTAGTGGCAGCTCCCGACCACTGGCATGCCCCTGCTGCCATACTGGCCTCCAAAGCCGGTAAACATGTGTATCTGGAAAAGCCCTGCAGCCACAACCCGCATGAAGGTGAGTTGCTGATGGCGGTTCAGAAAAAATACAAAAATGTAATTCAGATGGGTAATCAGAGGCGTTCCTGGCCCAATGTTGCCGCTGCTATTAAAGAAGTGCATGGTGGGACCATCGGACGTCCGTATTTTGTAAAAGGCTGGTATACTAACAACCGGGCGTCCATCGGGGTAGGAAAAGAAACGGCGGTACCAAGCTGGCTGGACTACGATCTGTGGCAGGGCCCCGCACCACGAAGAGCTTACAAAGACAACCTGATCCACTACAACTGGCACTGGCTCTGGAACTGGGGAACCGGCGAAGCTCTGAACAACGGAACCCACATGCTCGATCTGATGCGATGGGGACTTCAGGTTGATTATCCCACGCGTGTCACCTCAGCAGGAGGCAGATACCGCTACAAAGATGACTGGGAAACGCCAGATACACAAGTGATTAACCTGGAATTTGCAAACAACACGGCCATGACCTGGGAAGGAAGAAGCTGCAATGGACGTAATATAGAAGGTACCAGTGTAGGTGTGGTTTTTTACGGTGAAACCGGTTCCATACAGATTGGCGAAGGTAATAATTACAGCATCTATGATCTGAAAAACAAGCTGGTTAAAGATGTAAAAAATGACTTTGTCATTGATCCAAGAAATAAAATGAACCCATCGCAAGGGCTGGATGCGTTACACATTCAGAACTTCTTCGAGGGAATCAAAAAAGGTACGGCACTGAATTCCGATATTGAAAGCGGACACAAAAGTACACTACTTGCGCAGCTGGGCAACATTGCCCTCCGTTCGGGAGGTGCGCTTGATATTGATCCTTCCAACGGACATATCAAGAATAACAAAGCGGCCGCAAAACTATGGAAACGCGAGTACCAAAAAGGATGGGAACCAACGGTTTAA
- a CDS encoding high-potential iron-sulfur protein: MAQIVDRRNFFKKSFFSGSVLLTSGVLLSACNSTESKKEAKQDDKQAKPSADPCNDFSGISDTDLKAREKLGYVKESPIADSKCSNCQLYLPQKDTPACGKCQLFKGPVLATGYCTYWAAQVAE, from the coding sequence ATGGCTCAAATAGTGGACCGGAGGAATTTTTTTAAAAAATCCTTTTTTTCGGGATCCGTGTTGCTCACATCTGGAGTACTCCTCAGCGCGTGTAACAGCACAGAATCAAAAAAAGAAGCAAAACAAGATGATAAACAGGCAAAGCCTTCAGCTGATCCCTGTAATGATTTTTCAGGGATCAGTGATACCGACCTGAAAGCCAGGGAAAAACTCGGATATGTGAAGGAATCACCTATTGCAGATTCAAAGTGCAGTAATTGCCAGCTCTATCTGCCGCAGAAAGATACGCCTGCCTGCGGAAAATGCCAGCTGTTCAAAGGGCCTGTACTGGCAACCGGCTATTGCACCTACTGGGCGGCGCAAGTAGCAGAATAG
- a CDS encoding PVC-type heme-binding CxxCH protein encodes MNRITTLLSVSVLVLFSYSCSQKRYPDALTPEEALKSFDLNPDFNIEIFAAEPFIMDPVDLVFDEQGKIYVVEMPDYPYKPEPGKGKGKIKVLEDTDGDGRIDKATIFADSVTEATSMLPWKGGLLVTAAPNIWYMKDTNGDSKADVKEVLFTGFFENNSEAQITNLRFGVDNWIYASNHGQDGSVTFSKKPGGEPMNMKSADFRFRLDRNQFEQESGPGQFGHTFDDFGHRFVTENSLHMQQMIMPWRYLHRHEYLPSTRAVKDITDKEVIMFQTTPAPYWRAERTKRRNEQYQEQKLDRVEYAEDHFTGASGSTFYGGQTFPDKYYGNVFTGDVSGSLVHRDVLTALADSPTFRARRDSITEKDKEFLSSTDTWFRPAGFTVGPDGALYVIDFYRQHIETPVSIPDDLKADMDFMKGSDKGRIYRITPKNPKSTDKTVPNLAKMSAAELVSVLSHPGQWWRLQAQRLILEKQDKSIIPAVKTLFSESTDPRVRLHAFFVLEGLSALDAGLVAKAVDDKDAGVREYGLMFAEKYPQLLPAIVARTADSSARVAFQAALSVGNFPAKQSAPVLAKVVEQHYKDHWFRMAVLSSNAGTSPDLLKSLAAGNSFFSKSDAEKTDFIQDFAYVTGARNKDTEITALLSVVTKPGGSDTETWTSAVLSGIADGRNSRKEKTALGAESKKMLTAMKTTASAESKAVLEDILKP; translated from the coding sequence ATGAATCGTATCACCACGTTACTTTCTGTTTCTGTTTTGGTCTTGTTCAGTTATTCCTGTTCACAGAAACGCTATCCCGACGCGCTCACCCCGGAAGAGGCGCTGAAAAGTTTCGACCTCAACCCCGATTTCAATATTGAAATTTTTGCCGCCGAACCCTTCATCATGGATCCGGTAGATCTGGTTTTTGATGAACAAGGAAAGATATATGTCGTAGAAATGCCCGATTATCCTTACAAACCGGAACCCGGAAAAGGAAAGGGAAAGATCAAAGTACTGGAAGATACTGACGGCGACGGGCGGATCGACAAAGCGACCATTTTTGCAGACAGCGTGACGGAGGCCACCAGTATGCTGCCGTGGAAAGGAGGACTGCTGGTAACGGCTGCACCCAATATCTGGTACATGAAAGATACCAATGGCGACTCAAAAGCCGATGTGAAGGAAGTACTGTTTACTGGTTTTTTTGAAAATAACTCCGAGGCGCAGATCACAAATCTGCGGTTTGGCGTGGACAACTGGATCTATGCATCCAATCATGGCCAGGATGGTTCGGTTACTTTCAGTAAGAAGCCTGGGGGTGAGCCTATGAATATGAAAAGTGCGGATTTCCGCTTCCGGCTCGACCGCAACCAGTTTGAACAGGAGTCGGGCCCGGGGCAGTTCGGGCATACGTTTGATGACTTTGGCCACCGTTTTGTGACCGAAAACAGCCTGCACATGCAGCAGATGATCATGCCCTGGCGGTACTTGCACCGTCACGAATACCTGCCTTCCACCAGGGCCGTAAAAGATATTACGGACAAAGAGGTAATCATGTTCCAGACCACACCGGCTCCGTATTGGCGTGCCGAACGGACTAAAAGACGGAATGAGCAATATCAGGAACAAAAGCTTGACCGTGTGGAATACGCCGAAGACCATTTCACGGGTGCTTCTGGAAGTACCTTTTATGGTGGGCAAACCTTTCCAGACAAATATTACGGTAATGTTTTCACCGGCGATGTTTCCGGAAGCCTGGTACACCGGGACGTTCTTACAGCACTCGCGGACAGCCCGACGTTCAGAGCACGGAGAGATTCTATCACTGAAAAAGACAAAGAGTTTTTAAGCTCAACCGATACCTGGTTCCGCCCCGCAGGTTTTACGGTTGGTCCGGATGGCGCTTTATATGTGATCGATTTTTACCGTCAGCATATTGAAACGCCGGTTTCCATTCCAGACGATCTTAAGGCGGACATGGATTTTATGAAAGGTTCGGACAAAGGACGTATCTACCGGATCACCCCTAAAAATCCAAAGTCTACCGACAAAACCGTACCGAATTTGGCAAAAATGTCGGCTGCTGAGCTCGTTAGCGTGCTTTCTCATCCCGGCCAGTGGTGGCGGTTACAGGCCCAGCGGCTTATTCTTGAAAAGCAGGACAAAAGTATTATTCCGGCCGTTAAAACGCTGTTTTCCGAAAGTACCGATCCCCGCGTAAGGTTGCACGCCTTCTTCGTTCTGGAAGGTCTGAGTGCCCTGGACGCTGGTTTGGTTGCTAAAGCAGTGGATGACAAGGATGCGGGCGTTCGTGAATATGGCCTGATGTTTGCCGAAAAGTATCCGCAGCTTCTCCCGGCTATCGTTGCCAGAACAGCCGACTCCTCCGCCCGTGTGGCTTTCCAGGCAGCTTTAAGCGTAGGTAATTTCCCGGCGAAGCAATCGGCGCCGGTTTTGGCCAAAGTGGTGGAACAACATTATAAAGACCACTGGTTCAGAATGGCGGTTCTCAGTTCAAACGCAGGAACTTCTCCTGACCTGCTTAAATCGCTGGCGGCTGGTAATTCGTTTTTCTCAAAAAGTGATGCAGAAAAAACAGATTTCATTCAGGATTTTGCGTATGTAACCGGTGCAAGAAATAAAGATACGGAGATAACGGCACTGCTGTCCGTCGTTACCAAACCCGGCGGATCGGATACTGAAACCTGGACTTCAGCAGTACTTTCCGGAATTGCCGACGGAAGAAATTCAAGGAAGGAAAAAACAGCACTCGGGGCTGAATCCAAAAAGATGCTTACTGCTATGAAAACAACCGCATCGGCAGAATCCAAAGCCGTTCTTGAGGATATACTCAAACCGTGA
- a CDS encoding Kelch repeat-containing protein: MSNSLNETLTEVSADSGMLAARHYYSGFEKAHDTYNAISAASDGRIYYVLSSDQHDTGGQMYVYDPATDQTKFLGDLTDICGERHLQAISQGKSHVRFYERNGKLYFSTHVGFYELIDGMDRLPVNPPAGYQLYPGGHFLSYDLQTGTFEDLALVPNGEGMVSMTMDRDRGHLYGISWPRGNFIHFDVDNRTLKDLGRVSGNGEAGTPGDDFRSLCRSLFVDPESGSVFFSTAEGDIFTYNPDSAILEKLPDVDLRLDYFGKYDFTRPGSMCYNWRKIFWHPVEEVAYGVHGNSGYLFRFDPRKQNIEIVERITSLPSRKSGMFDQFSYGYLGFQLGPDQDTIYYLTGGPIYINGKRLKGEDQIAKGAAKGLENLHLVTFRLSDHKYTDHGPVFYENGERPTYVNSIAVGSDGHIYFLARFNHEGKIIQDLVKISNPFN; encoded by the coding sequence ATGAGTAATTCATTAAACGAAACGCTGACCGAAGTATCGGCTGATTCAGGAATGCTGGCAGCACGGCATTACTATTCCGGTTTTGAAAAGGCGCACGATACCTACAATGCTATTTCGGCAGCCAGTGATGGCAGGATCTATTACGTACTGTCGTCAGACCAGCATGATACCGGAGGCCAGATGTATGTTTACGATCCGGCAACGGACCAAACCAAATTCCTTGGCGATCTGACAGATATCTGCGGAGAAAGGCACCTGCAAGCCATTTCACAGGGGAAAAGCCACGTCCGTTTTTATGAACGAAACGGAAAACTTTACTTTTCAACGCATGTAGGATTTTATGAACTGATCGATGGCATGGACCGCCTGCCGGTAAATCCTCCTGCGGGGTATCAGCTTTATCCCGGCGGGCACTTTTTGTCCTATGATCTGCAAACCGGCACGTTCGAGGATCTGGCCCTGGTACCAAACGGGGAAGGGATGGTTTCCATGACCATGGACCGCGACCGGGGACATCTGTACGGTATCTCCTGGCCGAGAGGGAATTTCATTCATTTTGATGTTGACAACCGTACATTAAAAGACTTGGGAAGGGTTTCAGGAAATGGAGAAGCAGGTACTCCCGGAGACGATTTCCGCTCCTTGTGCCGCTCGCTCTTTGTAGATCCTGAAAGCGGCTCTGTCTTTTTCTCCACTGCGGAAGGTGATATTTTTACCTACAATCCGGACTCCGCAATCCTGGAAAAACTCCCCGACGTGGATCTCCGCCTTGATTATTTTGGCAAATACGACTTCACCCGCCCGGGAAGCATGTGTTACAACTGGCGCAAGATATTCTGGCATCCTGTGGAAGAAGTTGCCTACGGGGTTCATGGCAATTCGGGGTATCTTTTCAGGTTTGACCCCAGAAAACAAAACATAGAAATCGTTGAACGGATTACATCCCTGCCCTCCCGAAAAAGCGGAATGTTTGATCAGTTCAGTTATGGCTATCTGGGATTTCAGCTTGGGCCTGATCAGGATACTATTTATTATCTCACCGGAGGGCCCATTTACATCAACGGAAAAAGGCTCAAAGGCGAGGATCAGATTGCGAAAGGCGCTGCCAAAGGACTCGAAAATTTACACCTGGTAACTTTTCGTCTCTCGGATCATAAGTATACCGATCACGGTCCGGTTTTCTACGAAAACGGTGAACGCCCTACCTATGTAAATTCCATTGCGGTCGGCTCCGACGGCCACATTTATTTCCTTGCCAGATTTAACCATGAAGGCAAAATCATTCAGGATCTGGTAAAAATATCGAACCCTTTTAATTGA
- a CDS encoding amidohydrolase family protein: MCKTQPISRRDFIIGTSTLLLGNALASHAGESSFQDKEPIIDIHQHTNYAGRPQEQLLAHQRAMGITKTILLPAGTPSFGLSTHKGTTNGLQAKCGVNSVCYDFAKSYPSEFTFGANEVPDLPDATKEIEKYLKLGAPVIGELKFGVDCDSKEMQRIYKLAEHYNVPVLMHWQFQMFNYNFERFPKMLEKYPKVNFIGHAQTWWANIDKNHTDQSILYPKTKVTKGGLTDKLLSDYPNMYGDMSAGSGLLSMTRDEEHARDFIKRHQDKLLYGSDCDDSVGHGEKCQGAQTLIEIRKLAPDKKAERKILYENAKKLFRL; encoded by the coding sequence ATGTGTAAAACCCAACCCATTTCCAGACGAGATTTTATTATTGGCACCAGTACCTTGCTTTTAGGTAATGCACTGGCCTCTCATGCCGGCGAGAGTTCTTTTCAGGACAAGGAACCCATTATCGATATCCACCAGCATACCAACTATGCAGGACGGCCTCAGGAGCAACTCCTGGCACATCAGCGGGCAATGGGCATTACCAAAACCATTCTGTTGCCTGCGGGTACGCCCTCTTTCGGATTATCCACACATAAGGGAACCACCAACGGCTTACAGGCAAAATGCGGCGTCAATTCGGTTTGTTACGATTTTGCAAAAAGTTATCCCAGCGAATTTACTTTTGGAGCCAACGAAGTTCCTGATCTGCCCGATGCCACCAAAGAAATTGAAAAATACCTTAAACTGGGAGCACCGGTCATAGGCGAATTAAAGTTTGGTGTGGACTGCGACTCAAAGGAAATGCAGAGAATATACAAGCTTGCAGAACATTACAATGTGCCTGTGCTCATGCACTGGCAGTTTCAGATGTTCAATTACAATTTTGAACGTTTTCCTAAGATGCTGGAGAAATATCCCAAGGTCAATTTCATAGGCCATGCGCAAACCTGGTGGGCCAATATCGATAAAAACCACACAGACCAGAGCATATTATACCCAAAAACAAAAGTTACAAAGGGCGGCCTCACCGATAAGCTGCTGAGTGACTACCCCAATATGTACGGAGACATGTCGGCGGGCTCTGGCCTGTTATCCATGACAAGGGATGAAGAGCACGCACGCGATTTTATCAAGAGGCATCAGGACAAGCTGCTCTATGGCAGTGATTGCGATGACAGCGTAGGACACGGCGAAAAGTGCCAGGGGGCGCAAACCCTCATCGAGATCAGAAAACTGGCCCCCGACAAAAAGGCCGAAAGAAAGATACTTTACGAAAACGCCAAAAAACTTTTTCGCCTCTGA
- a CDS encoding neutral/alkaline non-lysosomal ceramidase N-terminal domain-containing protein yields MKRNHVHVHLLLLLLMASHLVSANGKAAGWKAGVARVVITPDQNMWMAGFASRTHASEGKLHELWAKALVFEDANGKRSVLVTSDLLGLPKKMSDEIRNQLKASYNLSKDQIILNSSHTHSAPVLKEALTDIYPITAEDQVKIDQYGDKLVGQFVKLVGDAIKALKPAEIYARNGVARFQVNRRNNDAGILERLTELQGPNDFAVPVIKVTDDQGKLMAIAFGYACHPTVLDGYNWSGDYPGYAQLELEKLYPGTTAMFFQGAGADQNPLPRHTVPLAKQYGKTLAAAVERILSEDMPKLTPVLKTAYSEIDLAFSTAPTLAELKKYSETAAGYQKRWAMRMIEKINKGEAFDKTYPYPVQVWKLGELPIMTLGGELVVQYAIELKKIFGQQIFVMGYSNDVMTYIPSATILREGGYEGEIAAIVYGLPGTWTSEVEQDILHGITQLAEQVGVPKPESKLIK; encoded by the coding sequence ATGAAACGGAATCACGTACATGTTCATCTCCTTTTACTGCTTCTGATGGCTAGCCACCTGGTTTCGGCCAACGGAAAAGCAGCTGGCTGGAAGGCAGGTGTTGCCAGGGTCGTTATTACACCCGATCAAAACATGTGGATGGCAGGGTTCGCCAGCCGCACCCATGCTTCGGAAGGAAAACTGCATGAGCTCTGGGCAAAGGCCCTGGTATTTGAAGATGCAAATGGTAAAAGGTCTGTGCTGGTTACCTCAGATCTGCTCGGGCTTCCCAAGAAAATGTCGGATGAAATCAGGAATCAGCTTAAAGCAAGTTATAATCTATCAAAAGATCAGATCATCCTGAACAGTTCGCACACCCATTCAGCGCCGGTTTTGAAGGAAGCATTGACGGATATATACCCCATCACTGCCGAAGACCAGGTGAAAATAGACCAGTACGGAGACAAGCTCGTCGGGCAGTTTGTCAAACTGGTGGGAGATGCCATCAAAGCATTAAAGCCTGCTGAAATATATGCACGTAACGGAGTAGCCAGATTTCAGGTCAACCGCCGTAATAACGATGCAGGCATACTGGAACGCCTCACTGAATTACAGGGACCCAATGATTTTGCGGTACCAGTGATTAAAGTCACCGACGATCAGGGTAAGCTGATGGCCATTGCCTTTGGTTATGCCTGTCATCCAACTGTACTGGACGGATACAATTGGTCTGGCGATTATCCCGGGTATGCGCAACTGGAGCTGGAAAAGCTGTATCCGGGTACGACTGCTATGTTTTTTCAGGGAGCTGGTGCAGACCAGAATCCCCTTCCGCGCCACACTGTTCCGTTGGCCAAACAGTACGGAAAAACCCTTGCTGCGGCTGTAGAACGAATTTTGAGCGAGGACATGCCCAAACTGACGCCTGTTTTAAAAACCGCCTATTCCGAAATTGACCTTGCATTTTCTACGGCACCTACTTTGGCCGAACTTAAAAAGTATTCAGAAACAGCAGCGGGGTACCAGAAACGCTGGGCCATGCGGATGATTGAAAAAATAAATAAAGGTGAAGCGTTTGACAAAACATATCCTTACCCGGTTCAGGTGTGGAAACTGGGAGAACTCCCCATCATGACCCTGGGCGGAGAGCTGGTCGTACAGTATGCCATTGAACTAAAAAAAATATTCGGGCAGCAAATTTTTGTCATGGGCTATTCCAATGACGTGATGACCTACATCCCCTCGGCTACCATTCTGCGTGAAGGAGGTTACGAAGGTGAGATTGCCGCCATAGTTTATGGACTGCCAGGCACCTGGACTTCGGAAGTGGAGCAGGATATACTGCATGGTATTACCCAACTGGCAGAACAGGTGGGAGTTCCCAAACCGGAGTCAAAACTGATTAAATAA
- a CDS encoding DegT/DnrJ/EryC1/StrS family aminotransferase, translating into MSDFSRREFIKQNAMAVAGAALTSGVSGKLAAAGIQTASTPAILGGTPSWSKAQWPSWPTWNPETDEKQVLQVLRSGVWSRAEVVTEFEKAWAAAIGVKRSLAVVNGTNALVTAISQFNIEAGDEVLVPPYTFIATVSAVLTNGAMPAFVDIDPNTYQMDPAKIEAKITPRTKAIIPVHILGLPADMDKIMAIAKKHNLIVIEDACQAHLAEINKKRVGSIGHAGCFSFQNSKNLPIGEGGAVTSNDDAFLDRCFSFTNFGNPYGSAVGAVGTGATMQGTKLRWTEYQAAIGLAQLKRLDAETTTRNENAAYLKSKIKDIPGIVPYQLYPNVTRAAFHLFPFRYKQDAFKGLTRAGFLKALAAEGVPCSSGYNTLNTQPFLNETFQSKGYQGIYPKELLDIKKYNERNQCPQNDLLCKEAVWFTQNMLLGTKNDMDLIANAIEKIYTNAEKIKTLDQK; encoded by the coding sequence ATGTCTGATTTTTCGAGACGTGAATTTATAAAACAGAACGCAATGGCCGTTGCGGGAGCAGCACTGACATCCGGTGTTTCAGGCAAGCTGGCTGCAGCAGGTATTCAGACGGCATCTACCCCTGCAATCCTGGGTGGAACGCCGTCCTGGAGCAAAGCCCAATGGCCTTCCTGGCCAACCTGGAATCCTGAAACGGATGAAAAGCAGGTTCTGCAGGTACTGCGCAGCGGAGTCTGGTCCCGAGCGGAAGTCGTCACGGAATTTGAAAAAGCATGGGCAGCGGCAATAGGCGTAAAACGAAGCCTGGCGGTTGTGAATGGTACCAACGCGCTGGTAACAGCGATTTCGCAGTTTAATATTGAAGCAGGCGATGAGGTACTGGTGCCTCCTTATACTTTTATTGCCACTGTAAGCGCCGTACTGACCAATGGAGCAATGCCCGCTTTCGTTGATATAGATCCCAATACCTATCAGATGGATCCGGCTAAAATCGAAGCTAAAATTACTCCACGGACCAAGGCCATTATCCCTGTTCATATTCTGGGCCTGCCTGCTGACATGGACAAGATCATGGCCATTGCCAAAAAACATAACCTCATCGTTATTGAAGATGCATGCCAGGCACATTTGGCAGAAATTAATAAAAAAAGAGTGGGGTCAATCGGCCATGCGGGTTGTTTTAGTTTTCAAAATTCCAAAAACCTGCCCATTGGAGAAGGCGGTGCCGTCACCAGTAACGATGATGCCTTCCTGGACCGCTGTTTTTCCTTTACCAATTTCGGGAACCCGTACGGAAGTGCGGTGGGTGCGGTTGGAACGGGCGCCACCATGCAGGGTACCAAACTCAGATGGACTGAATACCAGGCGGCCATTGGACTGGCACAGTTAAAAAGGCTTGATGCCGAAACCACCACTCGCAACGAGAACGCTGCTTATTTAAAATCCAAAATCAAAGACATCCCGGGTATTGTGCCTTACCAGTTGTACCCCAATGTAACCCGCGCAGCGTTTCACCTTTTTCCATTCCGGTACAAACAGGATGCATTCAAAGGCCTTACAAGAGCCGGCTTTCTGAAAGCTCTGGCAGCGGAGGGTGTTCCCTGTTCCAGTGGGTACAACACCCTGAACACCCAGCCATTCCTGAACGAAACTTTTCAGTCAAAAGGTTACCAGGGAATTTATCCGAAGGAATTACTGGATATTAAAAAATACAACGAAAGAAACCAATGCCCGCAAAACGACCTGCTTTGCAAGGAAGCGGTATGGTTTACCCAAAATATGCTGTTGGGAACCAAAAATGATATGGACCTGATAGCCAATGCCATCGAAAAGATATATACCAACGCAGAGAAAATTAAAACCCTGGATCAGAAATGA